One part of the Desulfurobacterium pacificum genome encodes these proteins:
- the guaA gene encoding glutamine-hydrolyzing GMP synthase, with the protein MVKDIHESKILILDFGSQYTQLIARRLREKHIYCEIHPYNKPIEKIKEYKPKGIILSGGPASVYAPDSPKVSKEIFELGVPVLGICYGMQLITYLFGGEVVRAERHEYGKAVLKVIDNSDLFKGLPESFTVWMSHGDRVLRIPEGFEPIAETENAPFAAIRNRGKNIYGVQFHPEVKHTQFGDRILENFAVEICGCEPSWTMENFIDYEVKKIRETVGDKNVICALSGGVDSSVVAALLHKAIGDQLYPIFVDTGLLRKGERESVERTFKEKFHMKNFRTVDASELFLQRLKGITDPEQKRKIIGHTFIEVFEKAAKEIPDAEFLAQGTLYPDVIESVSVKGPSATIKSHHNVGGLPERLNFKLIEPLRELFKDEVRELGKELGLPDEIIKRQPFPGPGLAIRIVGEIKPEYLEILREADAIVLEEIKKAGLYDKIWQSFAVFLPVRSVGVMGDERTYDYVIAIRAVESVDGMTADWVKLPYDVLERISNRIINEVEGVNRVVYDITSKPPGTIEWE; encoded by the coding sequence ATGGTAAAGGATATCCACGAGAGCAAGATTCTGATTTTGGATTTTGGTTCTCAGTATACTCAGCTGATAGCGAGAAGGTTAAGGGAAAAGCATATCTACTGCGAAATCCATCCTTACAATAAGCCGATTGAGAAGATAAAGGAATATAAACCCAAAGGGATAATCCTTTCTGGCGGTCCAGCCAGCGTTTACGCTCCCGATTCTCCGAAAGTATCAAAGGAGATTTTTGAGTTAGGCGTTCCTGTTTTAGGTATCTGCTACGGTATGCAGCTTATTACCTACCTGTTTGGCGGTGAGGTTGTAAGGGCTGAAAGGCACGAATACGGAAAGGCTGTTTTAAAGGTTATTGATAACTCTGACCTCTTTAAGGGACTTCCTGAATCCTTTACCGTCTGGATGAGTCACGGCGATAGGGTTTTGAGAATTCCTGAAGGTTTTGAGCCTATAGCTGAAACAGAGAACGCGCCTTTTGCGGCAATAAGGAATAGAGGGAAGAATATATATGGTGTTCAGTTCCATCCGGAAGTAAAGCACACGCAGTTTGGAGACAGGATTTTAGAAAACTTCGCCGTTGAGATTTGCGGCTGTGAACCATCGTGGACCATGGAAAACTTTATAGATTACGAGGTCAAAAAGATAAGAGAAACAGTTGGAGATAAGAACGTTATATGCGCTCTTTCAGGTGGAGTGGATTCTTCCGTCGTTGCAGCTTTGCTTCATAAGGCGATAGGTGACCAGCTTTATCCGATATTTGTTGATACAGGTCTTTTGAGGAAAGGTGAAAGGGAATCGGTTGAGAGGACGTTTAAAGAAAAGTTTCATATGAAGAACTTCAGGACGGTTGACGCTTCAGAGCTTTTTCTTCAAAGGTTAAAAGGAATTACAGACCCGGAACAAAAGAGAAAGATAATCGGTCATACTTTCATTGAAGTTTTTGAAAAGGCTGCGAAAGAGATTCCTGACGCTGAATTTTTGGCGCAGGGGACGTTGTATCCTGACGTTATAGAGAGCGTTTCTGTAAAAGGTCCTTCAGCTACCATAAAGTCTCACCACAACGTTGGGGGTTTACCTGAAAGACTTAACTTTAAATTGATAGAGCCTTTGAGAGAGCTTTTTAAAGATGAAGTAAGGGAGCTTGGAAAAGAGTTGGGGCTTCCTGATGAGATAATAAAACGTCAGCCGTTTCCAGGTCCTGGGCTTGCCATAAGGATTGTTGGAGAGATAAAGCCTGAATACCTTGAAATTTTAAGGGAAGCAGATGCAATAGTTCTTGAGGAGATAAAGAAAGCGGGACTTTACGACAAAATCTGGCAGTCTTTTGCCGTCTTTCTGCCGGTGAGAAGCGTTGGTGTTATGGGAGATGAGAGAACTTACGATTACGTTATTGCCATAAGGGCAGTTGAGAGCGTTGATGGTATGACGGCAGATTGGGTTAAACTCCCTTACGATGTTTTAGAGAGGATTTCGAACAGAATTATTAATGAAGTTGAAGGAGTTAACAGGGTTGTTTACGATATTACGTCTAAGCCGCCAGGAACAATTGAGTGGGAGTAA
- a CDS encoding dihydroorotate dehydrogenase, with protein sequence MSLEVELFGVKFNNPVWTASGTFGFGIEYKDFVDLNKVGAVCVKGLSINPREGNEPPRIWETPCGMLNAIGLQNPGVEYFLEKILPQLSSYEFKVIANIYGSTVDEYVAVAKALNGAEGVCAIELNISCPNVKKGGLAFGVDPVEAARLTEAVKKTSDKPIIVKLSPNVTDIVEIAKAVESAGADALSAINTLMGMAIDIYKRKPKLKNRFGGLSGPAIKPVAVRMVYQVSRAVSIPVIGIGGISTWQDAVEFFLAGASAVQVGTANFFNPKAVEEIVDGIESYMREMGYSSVKDMVGDLRE encoded by the coding sequence ATGAGCCTTGAGGTAGAACTCTTTGGAGTTAAGTTTAATAACCCTGTGTGGACGGCTTCTGGAACTTTCGGCTTCGGGATTGAGTATAAAGATTTTGTTGACCTGAACAAAGTGGGAGCAGTATGCGTTAAGGGACTTTCAATAAACCCGAGAGAAGGCAACGAGCCACCGAGAATATGGGAAACGCCGTGCGGAATGCTGAACGCTATCGGGCTTCAAAACCCGGGCGTTGAATACTTCCTTGAGAAGATACTTCCGCAGCTTTCCTCTTACGAGTTTAAGGTTATAGCCAACATTTACGGTTCAACGGTTGATGAATACGTTGCCGTTGCAAAAGCCCTTAACGGCGCTGAGGGTGTTTGTGCCATTGAGCTTAATATATCCTGCCCCAACGTAAAAAAGGGTGGACTTGCGTTTGGCGTTGACCCTGTAGAAGCGGCAAGATTGACAGAAGCAGTCAAAAAGACTTCTGATAAGCCGATTATTGTGAAACTGTCCCCTAACGTTACCGATATAGTTGAAATAGCAAAGGCTGTTGAATCTGCAGGAGCTGATGCTTTATCTGCGATTAATACGCTAATGGGAATGGCAATTGATATATACAAAAGAAAACCAAAACTAAAGAACCGATTTGGAGGGCTTTCAGGTCCTGCAATAAAGCCGGTTGCAGTCAGGATGGTTTATCAGGTAAGCAGGGCTGTTTCTATTCCTGTAATCGGGATAGGAGGCATCTCTACCTGGCAGGATGCCGTTGAATTTTTCTTAGCAGGTGCTTCGGCTGTTCAGGTAGGAACGGCTAACTTCTTTAATCCTAAAGCTGTTGAAGAAATTGTTGACGGCATTGAAAGCTACATGAGAGAAATGGGATATAGCAGCGTAAAGGATATGGTTGGAGATTTAAGGGAGTGA
- a CDS encoding class I SAM-dependent RNA methyltransferase codes for MLGRQERTFKLSIEKLVYGGKGLGRYNGRAVFVPMVAPNDVVIVEETARKSGYSEAKVVKLLNKSEFRTRPLCPYFGKCGGCDWQHVKYEHQVRFKREIVEENLQKIGKIRKPNIDEVVPSPSPWYYRNRAQLKVKSGRVGFFAKGTHNVIDIDRCYLLKKEIHDVMPKLKKLLKFLPTEPSDFHIYCSSKSEVLLKIVYPGKFKKVEISLENVREILELNVVGFGIYKSGSDGYPERIKFFGRDFTYENVGKFKFRVSADSFFQVNEFQVENLIDRVSRAAMEYQYMLAGDLYCGVGTFTIPVGRYVHRAFGVEANFSAISDALYNKDINGLRNVTFYCKPTEEALDILREYSPDFIVLDPPRSGLTQKVLKEIANLPRLKKIVYVSCNPSTLARDVALFHQFGINMEKAKVIDMFPQTYHVETIAYLRKVR; via the coding sequence GTGTTGGGTCGTCAAGAGAGGACTTTTAAGCTCTCTATTGAGAAGTTAGTTTACGGCGGCAAGGGACTTGGTAGATATAACGGTAGAGCGGTTTTCGTTCCTATGGTTGCGCCCAATGACGTTGTAATTGTGGAAGAAACTGCAAGGAAAAGTGGATACAGTGAAGCTAAAGTGGTTAAGCTGTTAAATAAAAGTGAGTTTAGGACGAGACCTTTATGTCCTTATTTTGGCAAGTGCGGTGGTTGTGATTGGCAGCACGTCAAGTACGAACATCAGGTAAGGTTTAAGAGGGAAATTGTTGAAGAGAACCTTCAGAAGATAGGAAAAATCCGCAAACCCAACATTGACGAAGTTGTTCCTTCTCCTTCTCCCTGGTATTACAGAAACAGGGCGCAGCTTAAAGTGAAGAGTGGGAGGGTGGGATTTTTTGCCAAAGGAACGCATAACGTAATAGATATAGACAGGTGCTATCTTTTGAAAAAAGAGATTCACGATGTAATGCCTAAGCTGAAGAAATTGCTGAAGTTTCTGCCAACAGAACCTTCAGATTTTCACATTTACTGTTCGTCTAAAAGTGAGGTGCTTCTCAAGATTGTCTATCCGGGAAAGTTCAAGAAGGTGGAGATTTCCCTTGAAAACGTAAGAGAAATTCTAGAATTAAACGTTGTAGGGTTCGGTATTTATAAGTCTGGCAGTGATGGATATCCGGAAAGGATTAAGTTTTTCGGCAGGGATTTTACGTATGAAAACGTTGGTAAGTTTAAGTTCAGAGTGAGTGCTGATTCCTTCTTCCAGGTTAATGAATTTCAGGTTGAGAATCTTATAGATAGAGTTTCAAGAGCTGCCATGGAGTATCAGTATATGCTTGCCGGTGACCTCTACTGCGGGGTTGGGACTTTTACCATTCCTGTGGGAAGATACGTTCACAGGGCTTTCGGAGTGGAAGCCAACTTTTCAGCTATCAGCGATGCTCTCTACAACAAGGATATAAACGGTTTGAGAAACGTAACCTTTTACTGTAAGCCCACGGAAGAAGCCTTAGATATTTTGAGAGAGTATAGCCCTGACTTTATCGTTTTAGACCCGCCGAGGAGCGGTTTGACCCAGAAGGTTCTGAAAGAAATAGCCAACCTGCCGAGGTTGAAGAAGATAGTTTACGTTTCCTGTAACCCTTCCACGCTGGCGAGGGATGTGGCGCTTTTCCATCAGTTTGGAATAAATATGGAAAAGGCAAAAGTCATAGATATGTTCCCGCAAACCTATCACGTTGAAACTATAGCTTATCTAAGGAAGGTGAGATGA
- a CDS encoding methyl-accepting chemotaxis protein, producing the protein MRIKTKLLVSLVVEVLIILFLTEFAAYKLHQFWHLHELSDLMFKAEKDLADLKAYYLLPDELKNRAFIKAQIEKDLMALSEHSSPEASKVYSILLSSLSVIKKSNLTPEEALKTLSEKEQQIEVIKQKTAERADQILNLAEKIVRIIPLFSLIIIGIGAFTSYRAIVIPIQEMAKTMREIKKGKLTKKLSINKDDELGQLAQEFDKFISWIRTTFEELERLSAKVSNDASILTLELFRTSLKNNEIKDKFVELSISSEVLANSISDVNKLINVASKEVENVDQETQRGAEIVSRSTNDVQELADKVIKLRNRIEELQQSSVKIRDVVETIKVIADQTNLLALNAAIEAARAGEAGRGFAVVAEEVRKLATRTVSSAEEIGEIVGGIIYLIEEFSRDLEERANEAFNVKKEMAKTESVLTNIRERVESLSKVTENVLFSLKQQLSALDTVRENVASINEEMAKFQEVFKKLEERIYRTKASIKSVQDNISKFEIGKLLKVIKGMEIFSDWISKLPKMKEDAIAFLDFESSSIKEWLKKDLATLEVKGISEVVNSLEMVIESCFASAKEIVEAIRRGEEVDEKFKEFEERALKAIEIFEDILERITINEDR; encoded by the coding sequence ATGAGAATTAAAACGAAACTGCTGGTATCATTAGTAGTAGAAGTCCTCATAATACTTTTTCTAACTGAATTTGCAGCCTACAAGCTTCACCAATTCTGGCACCTACACGAATTATCCGATTTAATGTTTAAAGCAGAAAAAGACTTAGCCGACCTAAAAGCCTATTACTTATTGCCAGATGAGCTAAAAAACAGAGCCTTTATAAAAGCTCAAATAGAAAAAGACCTTATGGCTTTAAGCGAACATAGCTCTCCCGAAGCTTCTAAGGTGTATTCCATACTTTTATCTTCTTTATCCGTAATTAAAAAATCCAACCTCACTCCTGAAGAAGCCCTTAAAACTCTTTCCGAAAAGGAACAGCAAATAGAAGTCATCAAACAAAAGACAGCAGAAAGAGCGGACCAGATACTAAACCTTGCTGAAAAAATCGTAAGAATAATTCCTTTATTCAGCTTGATTATTATTGGCATAGGAGCCTTCACCTCTTACAGAGCAATCGTTATACCTATCCAAGAAATGGCTAAAACAATGAGAGAAATTAAGAAAGGAAAACTCACCAAAAAGCTTTCTATTAACAAAGACGATGAATTAGGTCAATTAGCTCAAGAATTTGACAAGTTTATATCTTGGATTAGAACAACATTTGAAGAGTTAGAAAGGCTTTCTGCCAAAGTTTCTAACGACGCCAGCATTCTTACACTTGAACTCTTTAGAACAAGTCTTAAAAACAACGAAATAAAAGACAAGTTTGTTGAACTTTCCATATCTTCAGAAGTGTTGGCTAATTCCATATCTGACGTTAACAAGCTCATAAACGTTGCCAGCAAAGAAGTAGAAAACGTAGACCAAGAAACGCAAAGAGGGGCAGAAATCGTTTCCCGTTCAACAAACGACGTTCAGGAACTTGCAGATAAAGTAATAAAACTCAGAAACAGAATAGAAGAACTACAACAGAGCTCCGTCAAAATTCGCGACGTCGTAGAAACCATAAAAGTAATAGCAGACCAAACAAACCTCTTAGCTCTCAACGCTGCCATTGAAGCTGCAAGAGCAGGTGAAGCAGGTAGAGGCTTTGCCGTCGTTGCTGAAGAAGTGAGAAAATTGGCAACCAGAACAGTTTCATCAGCTGAAGAGATAGGAGAAATAGTTGGAGGCATCATCTACCTAATAGAGGAGTTCTCCAGAGACTTAGAAGAAAGAGCGAACGAAGCGTTCAACGTTAAGAAAGAAATGGCTAAGACAGAAAGCGTTTTAACAAACATTAGAGAAAGAGTGGAATCTCTATCAAAAGTAACAGAGAACGTCCTCTTCTCCTTAAAACAGCAGCTAAGCGCCCTTGACACAGTTAGAGAGAACGTTGCAAGTATTAACGAAGAGATGGCTAAATTCCAGGAAGTATTCAAGAAGTTGGAAGAGAGAATTTACAGAACCAAGGCTTCCATCAAGAGCGTCCAGGATAACATATCAAAGTTTGAAATAGGAAAACTCCTCAAAGTCATAAAAGGTATGGAAATCTTCTCCGATTGGATTTCCAAACTACCAAAGATGAAAGAAGACGCTATAGCGTTCCTTGACTTTGAAAGTTCATCAATTAAAGAATGGTTGAAAAAAGACTTAGCCACCTTAGAAGTCAAAGGTATTTCTGAAGTAGTTAACTCTTTAGAAATGGTCATTGAATCTTGCTTCGCTTCAGCAAAAGAGATAGTTGAAGCTATAAGGAGAGGAGAAGAAGTTGACGAAAAATTCAAAGAATTTGAAGAAAGAGCATTAAAAGCTATTGAAATATTTGAAGACATCCTTGAAAGGATAACGATAAATGAAGATAGGTAA
- the mqnC gene encoding cyclic dehypoxanthinyl futalosine synthase, translated as MDRIIEEKVLSGERISVEDALKLLKEADLVELGQLANFVRNRKHPEREVTFVIDRNINYTNVCICKCRFCAFYRNKEDADAYVIDRDTLRKKIEGTVNLGGTAILLQGGLHPDLTIEWYEELLRFIKRNFPEIHVHGFSAPEIVHIARVSNLTVEEVIKRLKDAGLGSIPGGGAEILVDRVRERIAPNKAKTEEWLFVHETAHKLGLRTTATMMFGSVDTDEDIVEHLNVLRELQDRTGGFTAFIPWSYQPDNTELGKEVREKSSGEKYLRVLAVARVFLDNFDNVQASWVTQGGKMAQVALKFGANDFGSLMIEENVVAAAGVKYRLPLKEIVRLIKDAGFVPVQRDTLYQKRVRVFA; from the coding sequence GTGGATAGGATTATAGAAGAGAAAGTTTTAAGTGGCGAAAGAATAAGTGTTGAAGATGCGCTGAAACTTCTGAAAGAAGCCGATTTGGTGGAATTAGGTCAGCTTGCAAACTTTGTGAGAAATAGAAAGCATCCAGAAAGAGAAGTTACTTTTGTGATAGATAGAAACATAAACTACACGAACGTTTGCATTTGCAAGTGCAGGTTTTGCGCTTTTTATAGGAATAAAGAAGATGCCGACGCTTACGTTATAGATAGGGATACTTTAAGGAAGAAAATAGAAGGGACGGTAAATTTGGGAGGAACTGCTATTCTTCTTCAGGGAGGGCTTCATCCGGATTTAACTATTGAATGGTATGAGGAACTTTTGCGCTTCATAAAGAGGAATTTTCCTGAAATTCACGTTCATGGCTTTTCTGCTCCGGAAATAGTTCATATTGCGAGGGTTTCCAATCTTACCGTTGAAGAGGTGATAAAGAGGCTTAAAGACGCGGGGCTTGGTTCTATTCCCGGTGGTGGTGCTGAGATTTTGGTTGATAGAGTGAGGGAGAGGATAGCACCCAATAAGGCGAAAACTGAAGAGTGGTTGTTCGTTCACGAGACGGCACACAAGTTGGGTTTGAGGACGACAGCAACGATGATGTTTGGCAGTGTTGATACGGATGAAGATATCGTTGAACATTTGAACGTGTTAAGGGAACTTCAGGACAGGACTGGTGGTTTTACGGCTTTCATACCGTGGAGTTATCAGCCGGATAACACGGAGTTAGGTAAAGAAGTAAGAGAAAAGAGCAGTGGAGAGAAGTATTTAAGGGTTTTGGCTGTGGCGAGAGTCTTTCTTGATAATTTTGATAACGTTCAAGCTTCCTGGGTTACTCAGGGAGGAAAGATGGCACAGGTTGCTTTAAAGTTTGGAGCTAACGATTTTGGTTCTTTGATGATAGAGGAAAACGTTGTAGCTGCTGCGGGAGTTAAGTACAGGTTGCCACTTAAAGAGATTGTCAGGTTGATAAAGGATGCAGGTTTTGTACCTGTTCAGAGGGATACTCTTTACCAAAAAAGAGTGAGAGTTTTTGCTTAG
- a CDS encoding ATP-binding protein, which translates to MTCQICGGSGWIVKEIDGRSVSFRCKCQFEKFSKIYLKKAGIPKRYQNCKFSNYVPKTAYQLRALKECERFFYLFPFVEKGLLLYGPPGTGKTHLATAVLRNVIKYKGQKGVFCDFRNLLLTIKSTYDTNESEVEIIENVVKAPLLILDDVGAERNTDWAKEKLNLIINYRYINNLPTIITTNLSFDGGLEQFSSKFDSRTESRIHEMCKIIKVEGDDKRKTDTL; encoded by the coding sequence TTGACCTGTCAAATATGCGGCGGAAGCGGATGGATAGTAAAAGAGATTGACGGCAGAAGCGTCAGTTTCAGGTGCAAATGCCAGTTTGAAAAGTTCAGCAAGATTTACCTCAAAAAGGCAGGAATACCTAAAAGGTATCAGAATTGCAAATTCTCCAACTACGTTCCGAAAACAGCCTACCAATTAAGAGCTTTAAAGGAGTGTGAAAGGTTTTTCTACCTTTTTCCGTTCGTTGAAAAGGGGCTGCTCCTGTACGGACCTCCAGGAACAGGTAAAACACACTTAGCCACAGCAGTTCTTAGAAACGTAATAAAGTATAAAGGACAAAAAGGCGTTTTCTGCGACTTTAGAAATCTTCTCTTAACCATAAAAAGCACCTATGATACCAACGAATCGGAAGTTGAAATAATAGAAAACGTAGTGAAAGCTCCCCTTTTAATTTTAGACGACGTGGGAGCGGAGAGAAACACCGATTGGGCAAAAGAGAAACTTAACCTTATAATAAACTATAGGTACATAAACAACCTACCAACAATTATTACAACAAACCTTTCGTTTGACGGAGGGCTGGAACAGTTTTCCTCAAAGTTTGATAGCAGAACCGAATCAAGAATCCATGAAATGTGCAAGATTATAAAGGTGGAAGGCGATGACAAGAGAAAGACAGATACTCTTTAA
- a CDS encoding NAD(+)/NADH kinase produces the protein MTRERQILFKRIGIVANPIKTESGKGVRKIIEKLKKYDVEIYTDEETCRLTGKGCRENVKVVDRLTLPDKVDVILVLGGDGTFLTVAKLVDKKPVPLLGINFGRLGFLTEISIDEIDTSLDKLMNGKFKQENRPVIRVKVIRKNGHISIYRCVNEVVIKRDTLARIIEVEVKADGSYVTTFRGDGLIVATPTGSTAYSLSAGGPITIPTLNVMLLTPICPHTLTLRPLIIPGEVCLTARLKTESETVMVIFDGQEGIELREGDIIEITRSPYDLLILRDPEKSYYQTLREKLKWG, from the coding sequence ATGACAAGAGAAAGACAGATACTCTTTAAAAGAATCGGCATAGTTGCAAATCCAATAAAAACGGAAAGCGGAAAAGGCGTCAGGAAAATAATAGAAAAGCTGAAGAAATACGACGTTGAAATATACACTGACGAAGAAACGTGCCGTTTAACTGGAAAAGGCTGCAGAGAAAACGTCAAAGTAGTTGATAGATTGACGCTTCCCGACAAAGTAGATGTCATTCTGGTTTTAGGCGGAGATGGAACATTCCTGACGGTTGCAAAGTTAGTAGATAAAAAACCTGTTCCACTCTTGGGAATAAACTTCGGAAGACTCGGCTTCCTAACAGAAATCTCTATAGATGAGATAGATACGAGCCTTGACAAACTTATGAACGGCAAGTTTAAGCAGGAAAACAGACCCGTTATAAGAGTAAAAGTTATAAGAAAGAACGGACACATATCCATATACAGGTGCGTTAACGAAGTTGTAATAAAAAGAGATACGCTGGCAAGAATAATAGAAGTAGAAGTAAAAGCCGACGGCTCTTACGTTACTACGTTTAGAGGTGATGGACTTATAGTCGCAACACCAACCGGTTCAACGGCGTATTCTCTCTCAGCCGGAGGACCGATAACGATACCCACACTTAACGTTATGCTTCTTACTCCCATATGCCCCCACACGCTAACTTTGAGACCTCTTATTATTCCCGGAGAGGTCTGTCTCACAGCAAGGCTAAAAACGGAAAGTGAAACAGTTATGGTTATATTTGACGGGCAGGAAGGAATAGAGTTAAGAGAGGGCGATATTATAGAAATAACCAGGTCTCCTTACGACCTTTTAATACTGAGAGACCCGGAAAAATCCTACTATCAAACCTTAAGGGAGAAATTGAAATGGGGATAA
- a CDS encoding ATP/GTP-binding protein, whose protein sequence is MGIITAAAGALTLTLILLNSLSGGLKTPESSQCYRGKLYISNIGNLPPDSKDGDGYITLASLDGKIIKTKFTKGLNAPKGITFAKGKLFVADIDTVVVIDPQSGKILRKIPAPGARFLNDTAFNGKYVYVSDTLTNTIYQVDPSNYSVKVFLQNNELEGPNGIAFTPNGTMIVVSYGSGKVFQINRDKSLKVLTQVSGFLDGVVVLNDGTILFSSFSGGKIYAFKNGKIKILKSGLITPADIGYCDGKLFVPEFSANKVEIFKVK, encoded by the coding sequence ATGGGGATAATTACAGCAGCTGCAGGTGCATTAACGCTCACGTTAATTCTTTTAAATTCTCTTTCCGGTGGTTTAAAAACGCCAGAAAGCAGCCAGTGCTACAGAGGCAAGCTTTACATTTCCAACATTGGAAATTTACCGCCGGATAGTAAAGATGGAGATGGATATATAACTTTAGCATCTCTCGACGGGAAAATAATTAAAACAAAATTCACGAAAGGTTTAAACGCTCCGAAAGGAATAACCTTTGCAAAAGGAAAACTGTTCGTTGCAGACATAGATACGGTAGTAGTGATAGACCCACAATCTGGAAAAATTCTCCGCAAAATCCCCGCCCCCGGCGCCCGCTTCCTAAACGACACAGCATTTAACGGAAAGTACGTCTACGTTTCCGACACTTTAACCAACACGATTTACCAGGTAGACCCTTCAAATTACTCTGTAAAAGTATTCCTTCAGAACAACGAGCTTGAAGGACCAAACGGCATAGCGTTTACCCCAAATGGCACGATGATAGTGGTTAGTTACGGCAGCGGAAAAGTTTTCCAGATAAATAGAGACAAATCCTTAAAAGTCCTCACCCAAGTTAGCGGATTCTTAGACGGCGTTGTGGTTTTAAACGATGGAACTATCCTTTTCTCAAGCTTTTCAGGAGGGAAAATCTACGCATTTAAAAACGGAAAAATAAAGATTTTAAAATCTGGACTTATAACCCCTGCGGATATAGGATACTGCGACGGTAAACTTTTCGTACCCGAGTTCAGTGCAAATAAAGTTGAAATCTTCAAGGTAAAGTAA
- the rapZ gene encoding RNase adapter RapZ codes for MKEIIILTGESGSGKSSAMRHLEDLGFYCIDNVPPDLLRNLIRLIDDNAEIEKAVLVMDIRNPSFRSNAAEILKNVKRDFPQVKLWFFTANKEELIKRFSETRRPHPFERYSPGKSLEELIEQEKEVLTPVKEIADKVIDTTSLNTHDLKRLLKEILSTGKPQLKVTVLSFGFKNGIPASADNVFDVRFLPNPHFVPELRPKTGTDREVQEFLLKFEETRKTLEYIMNFVKFTLPFYEKEGKSYITYAVGCTGGQHRSVALAEMIATEVAKTFPNFEVFVEHREQKERRKVET; via the coding sequence ATGAAAGAGATAATTATCCTTACAGGCGAATCGGGTTCCGGAAAATCCTCCGCCATGCGCCACCTTGAAGACTTAGGTTTTTACTGCATAGATAACGTCCCCCCAGACTTATTAAGAAACCTCATAAGGCTCATTGACGACAACGCAGAGATAGAAAAAGCCGTTTTGGTAATGGACATCCGCAATCCTTCCTTCCGTAGCAATGCAGCAGAGATTCTAAAGAACGTGAAAAGAGATTTCCCGCAGGTAAAACTCTGGTTTTTCACAGCCAACAAAGAGGAACTGATAAAAAGGTTCAGCGAAACGAGAAGACCACACCCTTTTGAAAGGTATTCTCCTGGTAAAAGTCTGGAAGAACTTATAGAACAAGAGAAGGAAGTCCTGACACCTGTAAAAGAGATTGCAGACAAAGTAATAGATACAACCTCCCTTAACACGCACGACCTTAAAAGATTGCTAAAAGAGATACTATCAACGGGGAAACCCCAGCTGAAAGTAACCGTTCTTTCCTTTGGCTTTAAAAACGGCATACCGGCATCTGCTGACAACGTATTTGATGTAAGGTTTCTTCCCAATCCCCACTTCGTTCCCGAATTAAGACCAAAAACAGGAACAGACAGAGAAGTTCAGGAATTCCTCTTAAAGTTTGAAGAGACAAGAAAGACCCTTGAATATATAATGAATTTTGTAAAATTCACATTGCCTTTTTATGAAAAAGAGGGAAAATCCTACATAACTTATGCAGTAGGGTGCACGGGAGGGCAACACCGCTCAGTTGCGTTAGCCGAAATGATAGCTACAGAAGTTGCCAAAACCTTTCCCAACTTTGAAGTATTCGTTGAACACAGAGAACAAAAAGAGAGGAGGAAGGTAGAAACTTGA
- a CDS encoding DUF1847 domain-containing protein, whose amino-acid sequence MKCHRCMNPECYREGKVCYPGESVKDLDEKDQKLLKVACDIEREFYGKLTRIEEIVEFAKRMGFKKIGIAFCIGLFDEAKVIAEVFESAGFEVYSVVCKVGAVDKSELNVEKMRPEEKEAVCNPIAQAEVLNRKGTELNVVVGLCVGHDILFQKYSKAPVTTLIVKDRVLAHNPAGAIYSRYYKRKLLSK is encoded by the coding sequence ATGAAGTGTCACAGGTGCATGAATCCTGAATGTTATAGAGAGGGAAAAGTTTGTTATCCTGGTGAGTCGGTTAAGGATTTAGATGAAAAAGACCAGAAGCTACTGAAAGTTGCCTGCGATATAGAGAGAGAGTTTTACGGGAAGTTAACGAGAATTGAAGAAATTGTGGAATTTGCAAAGCGGATGGGTTTTAAAAAGATTGGAATTGCTTTTTGCATAGGGCTTTTTGACGAGGCTAAAGTGATAGCGGAGGTTTTTGAAAGCGCCGGTTTTGAAGTTTACTCTGTAGTATGTAAAGTGGGTGCTGTGGATAAATCGGAGTTAAATGTTGAAAAGATGAGACCGGAAGAAAAAGAAGCCGTATGCAACCCGATAGCGCAGGCTGAAGTCCTTAATAGGAAAGGAACAGAACTTAACGTAGTTGTAGGTCTTTGCGTTGGTCATGACATTTTGTTTCAAAAGTATTCAAAGGCTCCTGTGACTACCTTGATAGTAAAGGATAGAGTTTTAGCCCATAACCCAGCGGGGGCTATCTATAGCAGATATTACAAGAGAAAGTTGTTGTCTAAGTAG